The genomic segment GTTCTAGGAAGTAAAGGCTTGGTTAGTTTATTTGCTCCAGGCTTAGACCCTTACCGTTTTCAATTAGCAACAGAGATGTTAAGGATAACCTTTCCATATTTGATGTTGATCTCATTAACCGCATTAGTGGGTGCGACTTTAAATTGTTACGGACAATTTTGGGTGCCCGCTTTTACACCCGCCTTATTAAATATCTCTTTAATCATGACTGCGTTTGGTGTGACGCGTTTTTTTAAAGTACCGGTAGAGGCCCAGGCATGGGGTGTATTGCTCGCTGGATTTTTACAATTAGGCTTTCAATTACCTTTTCTTCATCGTCTAAAATTATTACAAAGACCGCGTTTCAAATGGCGCGATCCTGGCGTGGAAAAAGTATTAAAGCTAATGTTGCCGGCTTTGTTTGGTTCCTCAATCGGGCAAATCAGCTTATTGCTTAATACCGTTTTTGCTTCCTTTTTAGTTGCAGGCAGCGTCACTTGGCTTTATTACTCCGATAGACTGGCTTATTTTCCACTAGGCGTGTTTGGAGTGGCTTTAATGACGGTCATTTTGCCGCATCTTTCTCGCCAGCATGCAGCAAAATCACCAAAATTATTTGCTAGCACATTAAATTGGGGCTTACGTTGTAATTTATTGATCGGAATTCCTGCTTCATTAACCATGTTGATTTTATCGGGACCGCTGATTGTTACGCTTTTTCATTATGGAAAATTTACTATCCATGATGTCTTTATGACACAACGTAGTGTGATAGCTTACTCCGTTGGTTTACAAGCATTTATGTTGATTAAGGTATTGGCAGCAGCTTTTTATGCACAACAAAATATAAGGACACCGGTTAGAATAGGGATTATTGCCCTGGTCGCGAATATGGTTTTTAATGCCTTATTAATTTTCCCGCTCAAGCATGCAGGTTTAGCTTTGGCAAGTTCATTATCGGCTTGGTTGAATGCGGGATTGTTATTATGGTGCTTGCAAGCGCGCCAAGTTTTTCAATGGCAATCTGGATGGCTAAAGTTTGTATTACAATTGTTATTAGCTAACAGTGCATTGGGTTTATTTTTGTACTGGGCGCCAGCCGCTACCTCTGTTTGGATAAATTGGGGTTGGCAGCAACGTTTTTCACATATTTTCTTGCTGGGTATCACTTCAATTATTATTTATATTGCTACGCTCTGGATAACTGGTTTGCGTTACCATGATTTAAAAGCCCAGTCATGACAGAGCTTATTTGCAATATTCATAATATAAAACCTAGACATAAAGCTTGTGTCGCGACTATTGGTAATTTCGATGGCTTACATCGAGGACATCAAGCGGTAATTCAAGCTTTAATCGAATTAGGTACACGACTTAATCTGCCTACTTGCGTAATATTGTTTGAACCTCATCCGCAAGAGTTTTTTTATCGAGATCAAGCCCCAGCACGCTTAATGCGGTTGCGGGAAAAATTTAAATTATTACAAACTTTAGCTGTCGATCGCGTCCTTTGCTTAGGTTTTAATAAACGTTTAGCGGAATGCAGCGCAGAAGAATTTGTTAAAAAAATTTTGATCGATAAATTGAGTATTAAAGGTTTAATAATCGGTGACGATTTTCGTTTTGGAAAGGGACGCCAAGGGGATTTTTCTTTTTTGCAAAAATTAGGCCAGGAATACGGGTTTAAAGTTTTTTCTACACCAACCGTACTATTTGAAAATGAGCGTATAGGTAGCTCAAGAGTAAGAAATGCTGTAAAGCAAGCTGATTTTAAATTAGCAGCATTATTATTAGGACGCTCGTTTAAACTCAGTGGCCGTGTTATCTATGGCGATCAACGCGGACGGTTACTCGGTTTTCCTACGGTTAATATTGGATTACATCGCCAGACCCTACCTTTACAAGGCGTATTTATTGTCAACGTATATGGTTTAGCATCAACCCCATTAGCCGGAGTTGCTAATATTGGTAAACGACCTACTGTAAATGGTTTAAAAAATTTATTAGAAGTTCATTTATTTGATTTTGATCAAAATATCTACGGGCGATTTATTGAAATTGAATTTTTAAAAAAAATACGCGATGAAAAAAAATTCGACAACTTAGAGTTGCTTAAGCAGCAAATTACTCAAGATGTAGCTATCGCTCAAAATTATTTTATGAAAAATTAGCCTATTAATTTTTATCATTTAATAAATCTTTAATCTCTTCTTATTATAATTTCTCATCAGAAAGTCTTTCCTAAAATAATAATAAGAGTAAGTATGTCAAATGCGTTGCTAAGAGCTCTCGCTGAAATAACCGGATGTATTTTTATCGGAGATAGTTTATCGGATGAACAAAGAAAATATAATGAATATATATGCGGCTGCTTTCCTTTTAAATGGGCTTTGCATCATTCAGATTATGATAATTTTACTAATGGTCATACTTGGGCCTATATGTTTGGAAATGTTTTTAATGATATTTTAAAAGACAAAGCAACATGGTCAGCCCAAGAAAAAACCACCTATTTTAAAAACGTAGCAGAGGGAGGAGCTACTACGTATGACTATAGAAATATTAAGAGTTTTTTTAAGCATATTAAAGGGTTTATCTTAAGTTTTTTTCTTGGGAATATTCAGAAACAAGCAAAAAAAGTCAAAAACATACTTGACCCTAAAACACTAGGAATTATTTTTGCAGGTGCTAATGATCTGGTGACGCTTGGATATTATGATGAAGAAGGAGTTGCAAGGGCGGTTCAAGGAATTATTAATACCATAAGAATCTTGACCAATAGGAATGGGAAAACAGGCACTAAGTATTTAAAACATCTGTTATTGGTTGGCTTACCGGATATTAGCGAAACACCACGTTTTGCAAATAAATCTAAAAAGCAGAAGGATGCCATGCAAAAAGCATGTAAACAATATAATCTGAAATTGCAAGAGCTTGCTAATGAGTATCAATATGTAGATTTTGATTGTTGCACTATTTATCAATCTAAAGATAAAAATTATTTAGACTCTGAAATTATAAAAAATGTAGAAAAAGCTATTATAATTGTCGGTGAAGGTAAAGAACGGACCATTTATTTTAAAAATAATGGAGAATTTATAATTAATAAATCTAAAAACGAGTTAAAAAAAGAAGTAAATGTTACTCTCACTAAAGCACAACAAGCAATTTTTTCTGAAGATGGAGAAATTATAAGAAACGAAGTAAATGGAAATATATTAGATCAATTTGTTAATAAAGTAACAAAGCAAGCCAAATTAAATATCGATATAAAAATGATAGGTATTGAAATTATACTGGATGAAATTTTGCAAAATCCGGAAGCTCATGGTTTTACCGCTGGCTGCGCTGTTTACTATTTACCTGAAAATGAAGGTCAAGAAAGCGACTTATTGTCATTAGGAAATATCACTGCTGGAAATGCAGTTATTATCAAAAAGGCCGACAATCGATTTTTTAGTTATATCATAAAAGATGGCCAATTAATTAAAAATGACTTTAAACCTGTGTTACAAAAATTTGATCTTTCAAAGGAGACTTTAGATCAATTAAATGAAAAAATTAAAAAATTTCCTTCTGAAAGTAAAATAATAACCTTGGCTTACAAGGACGATATACACAATTTTTGGATTATTAATATTATTAAG from the Rickettsiella endosymbiont of Aleochara curtula genome contains:
- a CDS encoding SGNH/GDSL hydrolase family protein, coding for MSNALLRALAEITGCIFIGDSLSDEQRKYNEYICGCFPFKWALHHSDYDNFTNGHTWAYMFGNVFNDILKDKATWSAQEKTTYFKNVAEGGATTYDYRNIKSFFKHIKGFILSFFLGNIQKQAKKVKNILDPKTLGIIFAGANDLVTLGYYDEEGVARAVQGIINTIRILTNRNGKTGTKYLKHLLLVGLPDISETPRFANKSKKQKDAMQKACKQYNLKLQELANEYQYVDFDCCTIYQSKDKNYLDSEIIKNVEKAIIIVGEGKERTIYFKNNGEFIINKSKNELKKEVNVTLTKAQQAIFSEDGEIIRNEVNGNILDQFVNKVTKQAKLNIDIKMIGIEIILDEILQNPEAHGFTAGCAVYYLPENEGQESDLLSLGNITAGNAVIIKKADNRFFSYIIKDGQLIKNDFKPVLQKFDLSKETLDQLNEKIKKFPSESKIITLAYKDDIHNFWIINIIKSVVDHYKKSFNKEIILTSINNSVLGAIKKDYLNRNTIFWDDLHPARRLHELLAVKITEYIKANYLIKNQTQFKDDSTIGVEPKLNSDKFEESPGSLSSGPS
- the ribF gene encoding bifunctional riboflavin kinase/FAD synthetase → MTELICNIHNIKPRHKACVATIGNFDGLHRGHQAVIQALIELGTRLNLPTCVILFEPHPQEFFYRDQAPARLMRLREKFKLLQTLAVDRVLCLGFNKRLAECSAEEFVKKILIDKLSIKGLIIGDDFRFGKGRQGDFSFLQKLGQEYGFKVFSTPTVLFENERIGSSRVRNAVKQADFKLAALLLGRSFKLSGRVIYGDQRGRLLGFPTVNIGLHRQTLPLQGVFIVNVYGLASTPLAGVANIGKRPTVNGLKNLLEVHLFDFDQNIYGRFIEIEFLKKIRDEKKFDNLELLKQQITQDVAIAQNYFMKN
- the murJ gene encoding murein biosynthesis integral membrane protein MurJ, translated to MSKALFKSTSVVASMTLISRILGFVRDMVAARIFGATAAVDAFYIAFKIPNFMRGLFAEGSFSTAFIPTLSEYKQTRSQEQVQQFVAHIAGTLSLILLGICILGVLGSKGLVSLFAPGLDPYRFQLATEMLRITFPYLMLISLTALVGATLNCYGQFWVPAFTPALLNISLIMTAFGVTRFFKVPVEAQAWGVLLAGFLQLGFQLPFLHRLKLLQRPRFKWRDPGVEKVLKLMLPALFGSSIGQISLLLNTVFASFLVAGSVTWLYYSDRLAYFPLGVFGVALMTVILPHLSRQHAAKSPKLFASTLNWGLRCNLLIGIPASLTMLILSGPLIVTLFHYGKFTIHDVFMTQRSVIAYSVGLQAFMLIKVLAAAFYAQQNIRTPVRIGIIALVANMVFNALLIFPLKHAGLALASSLSAWLNAGLLLWCLQARQVFQWQSGWLKFVLQLLLANSALGLFLYWAPAATSVWINWGWQQRFSHIFLLGITSIIIYIATLWITGLRYHDLKAQS